aagcggtgcggtggagcgtagcgggtACGATCTAGGAGTCACCCATGTAAGCATTATTCATCGCTGCAgatcgcgatggtcccaacgcGATCCTCGCGGGTAGCATCTCCGCGCTGCTTCCAACGCAGcagcttacgtaactgcaccgagcttcatgtcgttttgacccgactatagcttTGGCAGAGGTAAGGAGATTTCAAACTATGGAAAGAGAAGGAGTAGCGCGACAGAGGAGTATCGCGACGCAACAACAACCTCCAGCCACTTAACCACACCTACCCTAttcaagaataaaatataacaataaaaacactaaaaattcGGGACCAGGCGTATTAATGGCGTTTTCATAAGTTTCTAAGGGTTTCGTTGTTGAATGGGTTTTGCAGAAGCATAACATAGAACTCACCCTTTTGATGATCTAAGAGATGTGACCGCTTGGCTGCGGCTATTCTCCAAATGATCGATCCTCTGTGCTGGTCGGAGTTGATCGTGTTTTGAACTGTATATGCGCAATCAAATCAATAATGTATTCTCTTGACCGACACGTGTAAGCGTCCTCTTCCAGCAATCATTCATGATCATTTCTTTAACACGTTCTCAAACTCCTATAAATCATATAGTTTTGTTGGTAGTTACTATCATAGGTTGTATTTGTACTGTTACTTTACTGTATACTGTATTTATACtgttttaattaaaaaatcctCACTACATTCTCATATGGGCTAGAAATGTTCACGAACGACCACACTTCTCCATTTAATCATTGTTTTAAAACTTACTATGGCTACCACTGATTTAGATAAAATCTGGACCTGTACCTCATTCTAAAGCACCAATAACTTATTTTACGGAAAACTGTcataattttgatttaatgCGCGAAAAGGGTATTGGTGGTACATTTATGCATAAGTTTCCGCATTCCCCAAGAAAAACCAAGACTTGTGCTTGACATAATGACAAGTTTAACTCTGGTTAACGCCAGCACAGACATTGTGGGACACAACAACTTATAGCatattttaacatttatttctgATTGCTCGTACCGTAATACAttcgaacaaaacaaaaagaaataaatgttatTTTCATGACCTACATAACAACTGAACATAAAAAATTGGTTCAACCTAACAATTTGAATTCCTTAACAACTAGCACTATTCatattaacaataaaaaaactgtACAATAAGTCTATAAGTCTACTCCGGTCGTAGTCGTGCGAACCCACTTAGTATCCTTTTTTGATCAGCAGACAAATGACACCTTAATCAGGATTCATCGGATTTCACAAATAACAATTCATAAAATCAAATTCGATGTGTTCATACGGATACCTATCCTCTATCCGTTGCACTAGACCTTCCAGTTTGTTTCGTGGCATGTTGACGCTCATAATTTCTAGGCACGTGGCAGCTCTGAAAATCCCAGGGATGGTGTGTTTCGGTTTATTTCTAGAGTAGATAAGGATAAATATTACTTGTATGGGTCACGCTCCCGGAGGGCGTCTTCGAATAATTCAAACATTGCTGAATTTCTGGCATGtccttaaacaaaaaaattactcgTGGTTGAACAACATAATAGAGAAACTGTACAAACCAGCATTTAGAACGGTTGCCGCCTCCCCCTCCGAATTCTCAGGGTCCAGAAGCATTTCGAGAAGTTCGTAAGCTCTCTGAGAGTCACCTATTCGATTGAGCAGCGCTGCACATTCAGCAATCTAGTATTCGAGAATTTCGGAGAGTACACAAGTTAAATGGAGGTGAAATGTGATCTTATAATAAACTAACCATACTCGGTGACAATTTCAATTGCAGTCTTCTTTGTCTTTCATCCGTAAAACGACTGAATTCCACCCAAATATCAACCAAGCGACGAATAAGATTAGCATATTCTTCCCGATGTTCTATGGAAAGAGCCTACAAACAAAATAGTATCCACAGTTCAAGAAACCAggcaaaagaaaaccaaaattgATACTTGATAATGAGTATTGGCTAGAAGATCCCTGAAAGTTTGACCGATCCGAACGTCCACCATTTGTCGAGCGCATATACCATCCTCAATCAAACGAACGAGGAATGGCCAGCGGGGAGACTGCTGGAAAATAGTAAACAATGGCGTTGATAAACTACTCTATATTCTTGGAGCAAACTCCTCTAAACAATTGTAGAAAAGGCGAAAAAGGTTAGGAAACCTCCACAAGGCAAATAATTGATGTCTTTGGATGTACGCAAATCCAGAACAAACTGAACAACACCGAATACCTTCAGCTTTTCGGATACAGCCAAAGTCAGTTGCCTAGATACTCCAACGAGTCGTGGGACCAGCTCCTtatatttcttctcaatttcctCCATCGAAACCGTTCGTTCAATAAAAAGGAGCAGATATCTGTTGTAGAATctacaaaaaatcttttggtCCACTATTTAATCATCTACACTTCAAGCACAAAAACACTCACATTCCCTCAGCTGTAAGAGCAGGCATTTTTACGTTGTTAGCAGCACTTTCGTACAGTTTTACTAGTCGTTCAGCAATCTCGAGATTTCCAGCTctaaaatacttcaaaataaaaattaagaaacgtACTCAGAACTAATAGTTACATGAACAATATTAGAGCTGGTAacttagaaaagaaagagatctTCATAGTGTTACAAAGCAATCATGTTGGATGAAGGGAAAGTGATAAGAAAACACGCACTGATGAGCAACTCCCATAGCATCCAGGAAGAACAAGTGATCCTTTACGGATAAAATGTCAAGTGGCGCACGATGTTCTAGATCCGTCAACATTTCAGAAAGCCATGATACTGCTACTGTCTAAAAGCATGCTGTTTATCATTTGTTGTTCACAGGTATAGATGGGAAAGAATGGCAACGAAGAAAGAATTCATTGCACAGAAGATCTTATACTTCCTATAAacacaaatccaaaaaaaaattagtggcgATTCTCTTTCACTTTCATCTATATTCTAAGGGTTTCAGAGAGAGATTGAAGaagatttcttcatttttggtgGTTAAAAAGCACCcaacaaaatttcaactcTAATCTGATGCTTTTTTCAGCAGACGTAGCCCTAAAAGATCCCCTATGTCATTATCAATGTATGAAAAAGAAGGACGTTAcgacaaaaatcaaaacaaaatagtaaTTAGAGcaaaattgcaagaaaaaatacaaaagtatGGAAGCTAACCAAGGCTGTATCACGCTTCTCCTCTCCATGTTTATCATCGCCCAGCCGTGACGTTTCAGAGATACTATTCAAGATTATGTGGTACGAATGGAGAGAAGGAACTGCTCCCACCGCTTTCATTTCTCCAATAACTTTCTCGAAAGCTGATAGGCGTTCTGACAAGTTATTTAtctaaacaaatttcttcctaag
The Necator americanus strain Aroian chromosome I, whole genome shotgun sequence genome window above contains:
- a CDS encoding hypothetical protein (NECATOR_CHRI.G4093.T2) codes for the protein MLRTRSGIVPVLFRTFSAESVTERKLPNVTIPPAIKRGPTDLLHALSETVGVDTTAPHFAFIDDPAMIPSTAATKRNYYMAKEMGKRAARQLAEEWPTLFAFDRDEPYLPAFRPQKPSDPLKVDPTEANLLSMIEKREVQDAVILYERMRGENIEVSEKTQLELFQLLTYYNGKNVPFSEWEEWHGMRTFGENDPNTWTQGGLADLLYEVLPHTPETTSAMIAGLVKFATPESLTRARELFKELSSSGTPCQEAYDTLISVSHWKEAQSLMKEMAEKKVKPTISTWNSLLDASKKINNLSERLSAFEKVIGEMKAVGAVPSLHSYHIILNSISETSRLGDDKHGEEKRDTALTVAVSWLSEMLTDLEHRAPLDILSVKDHLFFLDAMGVAHQAGNLEIAERLVKLYESAANNVKMPALTAEGIFYNRYLLLFIERTVSMEEIEKKYKELVPRLVGVSRQLTLAVSEKLKQSPRWPFLVRLIEDGICARQMVDVRIGQTFRDLLANTHYQALSIEHREEYANLIRRLVDIWVEFSRFTDERQRRLQLKLSPSMIAECAALLNRIGDSQRAYELLEMLLDPENSEGEAATVLNAGHARNSAMFELFEDALRERDPYKAATCLEIMSVNMPRNKLEGLVQRIEDRCHLSADQKRILSGFARLRPE